The sequence CAGACCCCGCACAGCTCTAATGACGATACGATTAACCAAGACAACACTTCCAATAACACCAACACACTGCAGCTCACTAAATTACAAATATCAATACTTTGGTTATATACACAGGAAAAACTTGGAAAAGACATGATTTTTTTCCCATGATTTCCTAGTATAATTCCTTAATTCTATTGGGATGGAAAATCCTGATAAAAACATAGACACTgtttatgataaaataaactGGAAATTCGGTTTTCTCTACTTCTGTTTGAACAACACACAACAAAATACTGACCATACACAACCAGGGGAGTAAAACACACAGTTAAAAGTTTCTCATGCAGTATATTTGAGTGTAAAATTCCACAAAATACTAAAGTCTTCTAATTAcacataactgccattaattttCATCATACAGTATTACCATACAATGGAATTATCCAGGCAACTGTGCCATGAAAGTCAACGCTATTATGCCCATCACAATAGATATACctgcacatattttttttttttttttttggaaatttttgatcaaaaaccaTAAATAACACACTAGTATTTCCATAGTACATGCCTAACTTTCATTGTGAGGTGTACTAGAAATGTAAAGCAAGAAAACCCTTTTCATTTTTCTTGTTCTTGAATGGGGGAAGGGTTTGCTGGGTactaaatatatgaaaataatgtcaGGAAAAAtcaacagattttttttttctggtctTGAATGCCTTGAATGCTGAGAGATAGAATACGTGGTGATAAATAGCATATGTTGtagatatgacctttgacctgtgggGTGATATGACAGTGATTATCAGTGAAACATGTATATCGGTACACTTCCCTCACATCAGTACATATTAGTCGCTCTCACTGACTGCTGCCTTTTCGCAATCTACTTTTGTGACCTTCACGGCGGTTTACACAAAATGATTTATGTTACATAGCATATATGTATCCATGAAGTCTCTAGGTCGGCCATGTTAGTTATGACTACCACCTGGTGAGCTTGCACAAGATTAAAATCtctgctcatttgcataataataatttacatattcagcAAGTAAATGCACACTGTGATTGGGCAAAATGATTCAATACTAAATAATTCAATATTCCTCAATTTCCACACTGCAGTTCAGTGTATAAAGTTTAAACAATTATGCTACAAATACAAAACTGCAAATTTCAAGTCGACTCTCTCACCTATTCTCTTATGTGTGGACTTAAAAAGTTTGATGAAAATTTCATTTTGAGATTAATTTGTTAATGTAccatatatattcaaaatgtagAAATGCAATGGTATTCTGGCAATGTGCCCATTTTGACGAATAGTTCAGTCATTTTAGTAGTTTACAGcagaaatttaaatttaatgttGACTGAAGTACTTAGTGATGACAAAGTGACTCTAATGCACCAACCAACTTATCAAGTGGTTTTCCATTACACTATACAAGaacatatacacactatacaACACTAACCAAAGCCTGGTTAATACCATAACTttcaagaaatattaatttCCATAAAAAGGACtcataaatgtcattttttaaattaatatctCAGCTAAAAAACACTGGAGTGATAGTTATAGACACTTGACACTATACTTCTCAGTTTCCATGGAAGCAAAATGATGCATCACCTAACAGGATGTCATACCCAGATTAAATGTTGACCCTTTGACCCTGGATTTGAACAAATTGCTGTGTATCCAGAAAAATCAGTATGTGGGTTAGTTAATTGTTACCTATTATATACACTACAGGATTAACAGGGTGATCTCTTGTACAGAACTTATGAaacaaaatatcagaaaaaAAGGGACAAAATAGAAATTGAGGCTAAGAATTTCCAGACACAATCTTTTCATGACATTAAATTATCACAGGATACAGACATATGCtttgcataacaaaacacatttggatCCATAGGAAGTTTCGCTTTGTAGTTCAAAAGAAATTATTTCGAGAGTGGAAGTCAACGTCCTTTGCTATATACACAAATTTTGTGTCTGACAACATATATCATGATATTCAATCACAGTGAGTATCACATTACTTGAGacatatggaaaatatatttctttcttaaTTCTATCCTTGGGGGAAAATGTACTTTCCTGATTTTTTTCCTGGCCATGTACAACATGGAGAATTATCTCATATTTGAAACAATGCAACTCGGGGAGTCTAACTTTTTGTCATATTATGAGAAGCTGACAACAAAATTAATACCACCACTAGTACGTACACGAAGCCTTTGGTCGTTTTTTATGTTAGAAAATCCAATATTTATCCAAGACTATGATTTTTAGTCACttacagttactgtacatgtaatgctatTGTTCAATTCTTGAAAAGTGACAATCAAAACAAAAGGGCAAAGTTCATCAGAAGTTGTGTTCTGAAAATCAATAAACAATCATTTTCTAAATCTCACTTTGTTTTTAATCATTCAATGCATGAACAAATAATTTGGACAATCGGTTTAAAGACAATTTATACTGTAATAGACTTAAGTTATAGCTTTGAACTGGCTCAGTGGGTGACCAACGAACTCAAACAGCTGGTCCCTGCCACTCCGCAAAGTACCTCTACACATCTATCAAATTCGGTGTTTATTTGTAATCGACGTCTGTTGTCTCGAATTTTTAACTACAAACGATTGTGTCTaacaaaaaatacaacacttttTTAGTGTCATGGTTTAGTGAATTTAGGAAGGAACTTGGGAAGTTTACTTTATTTGACAGTGTCTGCTAAACTTGTGTTTGCATGATTGCTTTTCCGTTGACAGGAAAGATCACTTTTTAGGAGTGGGACAAGCGTTTCCCTTCTGCGATGGGAAATACGTTCTAGGGGACGGAGTTTGGCGAATTTTTTTTCGACAGGTTGTCTGGTGTGACTAATGATTCGGGTGATTTCGGGGTGAAAGGGATGGACGGTCAGTGAGAGTACATTGTGCTAATTGATATGGCTTGGTGATAAAATCTCCTGATACCGAATACGGAGTAAAACGGGGTCGTGTGGATTTTACTGTCCGAGGCCAAAGTGAGGAAAAGATATATATGGAACCTTGTACATTACCTTGTATACTTGTCCGTACGTGCCATTTCCTACTACTTCCATTAAATCGAATATACCTGCCGGGTCCTGTCAAAGAAAGACAAATCGATTCGACATATTGATAACAATTGTTCACTGAAAAGGGCGAGAGACAAGGCGGGGGCATTTTATAACGAAGAATCGAACTCCTTCCATTTGTGTTGATGTGTGTCTATTGTCTGCACGGCACAATCTTTCAACTTcgaatgtttattttcatgtcGGCCCGCTTGTAATAAACTTAGGAAGCGATCGACGACTTCGGTTTCGATTTAGCAGGGCGAAATGGTTAAATGGTATTTCATTCGATAGAACAAACATTCATAATCGGGTCGGTAACAAAGATTACAGACTTACCCGTAAACTCGACAGGTCAATATCGTCCAAGCTACACATGGTATTCTGCGATGCCATTTTGAATAATCAGTTCTCCAGCATAGGCATTCgcgagataatgtttgtgatcGGTGGCAGTTTTCAACTTAAACACGGCAGTGTGTGTCACCTACTGACCATCTGAGGCAAAATCCACCTTCATACTATTGACGAGAAAAGCAGCTTCACTGTTCGTCGACCGCTTCCGTCAAATTCATGCGATCAATCTACGGAAGTCCTTCTATGTACATCCGCTCTCGTACTCATCACGGCCCCTGCcattacataatttgcatattcaaataGAGGCGGGGCAAGCCCTATTCCAGGGCATTATGGGTAACCGATCTATGACGCAAAGTTCGCAGAACTTACAAATTCTTCttcaaaaaaattcatttcattcgtcaaaattaattttttccACAAAGTCTGACGCAAACGATTTTATATAAGCGTATCATTGAAAGAATTGAATTGGAAAGTTCGTATATTGGTTAAATTCATCACAAGGTGTACGTGAGATAGAGAAAGTACATCGCAggatacaaaaaacaaaataaaagatttaTTATTGAATAGAGGGCGCTAAACGTACATACCCGATGGTCCATAGTCCATGACCCATCGAACTCCGAAAGTACATGATACTGGATTGAATATACTAGGTTTGTTCTTTGTGTCCTGTGTACTTACATCGGGTGATAAACCATCTCCTCTGCATGGCAACAGCCCAATGTAAATACAGTTACAAGCAAATGCAACCATTTCTTTCATACACATGTTCTTTGTCAACTTTTGAACAAAGTTTAGCTTCAGCTAAATTTTTTTACAACTTATAAATTACAAGACTGAAACCAGTAATCCTGGCCtacagacagatggatagacATAAATGcacatgtgtgcatgcatgcatgcacacgcacacacacatacacacacacacacacacaatgtataagTAACTTTTTCTCCTATATTTTGACCCGTGTTACTGATATGAAGTTTAAAAGCCCCGCAGATATGACACTGGGATTGGGGACTAGAAAACAGAGTGTAACAAAATGAAGGCAAACATTTTCGTAACACTTGATACAAAAGGTGCATAACACTATTAACAGCccacacatgtatgtaactcaaaaatgtaaataatctTCTTAATCACAGTGTCATTTCCTAGTGCAAGTACAAAGACCTTGTAGAAAAGACGAAACACAACAGaaacaaaacatgtatttttagaTTTATTGTAAGAATTCTAACAAGCAAAGGTTTGTATACCTGGTGACGGTATCACATACTGACTGTACCATGCAAAGTTTCATAACCTTGCTGGCTTCTCCTATGTCAACTACCAAGGCTAGCTACTGGGAGAAGTATGAATGTGAAAGTGTAAgcttgaatgaataaataaacatggCTTTTGTGTTCTATTCTCCATTCTGCTTTGATTTAGTATTACATGTTGGACTGCATGAAGGACAGGGGAGACTTATTAGATGAAGGGGAAAAAAAGAAACCTTTTAGATCATGAATGGAGGCATtcagtatatgtttgtttgtgagtaCACTGGGAGTACTTGATCAGAAAACCATTTACTGGAGACTTCGGTCTCTGTAGTTTGAATCACtgtcatcattgtcattggtatTCTTGGCATTTGGGTAAGTGGTCTTCATTTAGAAATTGAGACCTGCATTTTTCAAAGGCTCAcgattcagtcccaggttctcgAAAGTGATCTCATCAGCAGAGCTGTAATTCCaataaggggagaaccatttgatttcgggtgggggggggggattttggGAAGAAGATAAAAATTGTCGGCAGgtgaatgagaaaaaaaataatttgattctgtaatggcttgagaaaaaaaaattgttccaacagacagaagtaaaaaaaatgttgcaatGTGTTACGaaattggtaaccgagaaaaaaatttgcattgctTCTAGAAAAAATTCTTTGCTGCCAtacccaccccccccccatcaaatggttctcccctaattaataataatgattcCATAGGATCATTTTGTTTAGGAACAATTCTTTCTGTAGTGTATTGGATTTCTAGACTAAACAATTAGTAGTTGTAAGCACTCTTATCACCCCTTTCCATACTTTGAATGCGAACATGGTCTCAACTAAACCATGGCTAGTCAAAGTCcttcaatcagcacaaaaagttgttcatccaatcagtgaaccccaactattataaacagtgtataagtagcatcctgagctgataaatataccatatttggacattacataactgccccaataaacactaactttatgagggactgtgttattagttagaattttgtgatcgattaacaaagacatgatgttaatgactgtgtgggtggctgtggatgaattttaaattgcatctcatgcatctcaggacttctagagtaacgactttgactatactgtgagtggaagtataaatggtaacgatactgtataggaaacTAGTCTACATTTTTATGCAAGTCGATGATAAATCTTGGAGGAACTAGACTACCCTTTCCACAAAGGGGATGATAAGGACACTCGGTGACAAATTTTAGTCGACTGTTTACACATCCAAATTAATCCTATATCACCATAGACCTAATAGTTTAATAAGGATTAAAATTTGGGTGATGAAACAGTTGTCTAGCAATGATGCAGAAAAATTTAGTCCTAAACACACAAATGTTCTTGTCTAGTTCTTTTGGCTCCATTGATGAAATAATACTAAGACAAGAACCTGGCATTGAATGATCTCGAATGTAGTCTCCGTTACCCAGACTACCTTCATTGGGGGCTACACCCCCAACCTAGTGAGAGACTCTCTGTTGGGGTGGAAAGTCTGGGTAAACAAAACTATCtccaattcaacatgttcaccAACTCAAGAAGTAACAGGTGAATAACTATCCATGCCTAATTTTGTATCTAACAACACAAGACAAATTGGCATTCATTTGAGGACTTCGACATTTGATGAGTACACACCATAATTTGATAAGCTGGGTCTTTTTTACTACAAACTTCCAGTCACTCTGATGACAATTGTGTCAAGATTCAACATTTTTGAAAGGAAGAAAGGTTGATCCTGCCTTTCATACATAAGAAAAAGTTGTTTCTACCAGATCTCGCATGACATGGCCTTTCTGTGAGAACTGAAAAATATCCGTAAACCTTCCACCATGGCTCCATTGATAAACTAAtactaatacatatatattggaCATTGGATTCCAAGTAACTTTAGACGGCAAGTTTTATTCATCACTAAGAGTATATATTCAGAATCAACAAATCACTCTGTCATGCAGTAAATATCGCATCAACAACACCCCCACACTGTAGAACTACAACTTCATACCTTAGTTAACACAATCAGTTCCTTGCTATCAAGATACACAccaatctgatgaaaatctgatgtggtgaaagcagctagatgcctatatttacctatatttccatcgttttgtgtcgtttgttttgttccgagtgatcgccaccttcccacatctgaacctgtgtaatagacaatctCATTGAATGTCgacaatattgtaaggttttcacaaccaatcagcacacttcaatttctccagtgtgtGCAGCTGCCAACGTAACACTCATCGTCATTGGCCAATCAAAATCGCGAGATTCAAACGCAATTATCTATTACACAAGTTCAGATGTGGGATGGCAgtgatcactcggaacaaaacaaacgacacaaaatgctgtacatatagaggtaaataaaggcccCTTTTACCacaccagattttaatcagattggagaCACACACATGGTGATAAAAACAGACACTACACCACTATTTTCCTTGTACAGTAAAtactttatttctttgtttggtgATTTATAACAAATAACACGCCATTCGTAGACGTTATTTATTCCTTGTCTTTTACAGTCTTTGTACCACGTAGACGACCAGTACGACGAGCAGCGATGAGACCGACCTGtcaagaaacaacaacaaccaaagtTAGTATACAGTATCAAAGTATTGATGCCGATGCTAAATTGCGTCGAAATCTTCACAAAATCACTGCATAGACTATCACATATTTCCAAATACTGAACGGCAAAAGTTGTTTACTTGACTCTGCCAGGAAATACTTGTGACAAAAGACAAAGGTATGTGTCACTACATTGTTAAGTTTTAGTAATTCTGAACAGCATACATGGTTTCGTATTTGCTGTGGTTCCCCGTTGACAAACACAGCTAGACATTCTTGTTGTGTGATTCATTTCATTATCAAGTggttggtttaaaaaaaaattgacaatgagtcaacaacacaacaaacttTGTCCTTGAATTAATCCTCTATGTGCCAACAACAATACAGCATCAATGCACTGTAAGCTGTAATCTTGTTTTGTTCTAGTATTTCATAACGGTATCTTTGTGCGTTCAAAGTCAGAGAGTGCATTTACAAATGGCTCATTCTTTCTGTTGTTTGGAAGCCTTCACAATAGTTAACTGTTGGATAATGTGTACAAGTCTATGCTGTGCTCCCTAAACTTGTTGAATCTCAACTATAAATGATAGTAAGGCAACCCCTACACAAGGTAATGCCTACGCAATTCCCGGCAATGTGACATCCACCCAAACTCCCAATGAGTTTCCTATGCTAATTTAGTACTAAACTATATCAGACACTCCAGAAATTTTGACCATTATGAAAACTGTAACCTCGGTGGGGTAACCCAAAATGAATTCATCACACACACTACTAAATTACACTCTACTTGAGAACCCGGTAAAAAAATTGAATCTTTCATCAGTGGACTTAAGAATAAATCCATATTATTATTACCAAAGTGTGCacaatgaaattatttcaaagcTCCATATCATTACAGTCACATGTGCAACTCTCTGAAAGTTCAACTTGACACAATTGAAAGTCTCATAAAGATGGTTCCAGTCTTTAGTGactactgccacctagtggtaaATTTTTAATTCTCcactacttttgtttttattcggacaatacaatacaatgagaCTTACCTTGCGACCAGATGATGCGTCTCTTCTAATAGTAGATGGTTTACCAATATGTTGATGGTTACCACCACCGTGGGGATGTTCAACAGGCtgtcaaaaatacaaaaaaaaatagacattAATTATAACCGAGCAGAAGCTGAAATGCATCTGAAATCCTGCATTCAAAAGTAACCACCTTCTGTTGGGAGCTTACTGTTTAAAAGCCTCACTGCTACCAATAAAATGTTTCTTTCAAATCTAAATTACATCTTTTCCGGCAATTTTTGTACTTCTAGCTGGAGCTGATAATCTTTCATGACAACCAAATTGATTACTATAaatctaattatgtatttttcagATACAAATTCATCCAGCCTCTGAATATACAAATACTGAAATGTAAACAGTTTCATACAATTTTagtaaaaatggaaaaaaatttcCAGGTGAAGTAATTGTAATACTGCTACCCCCAAACACACTTAGCTGTACAGATCTGTATTTGCCTTATTTCACTTACGTTCATAGCCACACCACGGACACGTGGCCAGCAGTTCCTCTTTGCCTTGTATTTGTGGTACGCCCTTCCTGCTTTCAGCAAAGGTTTGTCAATTCTACCGCCTCCAGCTACGATACCTGTACATCAATAAAACATTAGGAAATGAGGTCTGCACAACAAGCAAGGTACTAATCAACAACAAATGATTACATGTTTACAGTCAGACCAAGTTTTCATTTGTCCATGACAACTACAGTAACACCCATTTTTACAAGACCAACAGGACAAAGCAATGCTGTGCTGGCAATGCTGTTAACCTCTAACAAGGTAAGAGGGGCATGGGTCCTCTTGTGATTTCATGATATACCCTCGATAAAATGCATACATTTCAAAGCATTTTAGATGTCAAAATATCTAAACGGTAAtccagtatgccctctaagccaatttgacacgccactgacgcacaatctagtgacacaccaagaTTTGGTTTTTTCCTATCTCTCACTATGTACTACTACTCACAAGAAATTGCACTTTTGATCATTTtaactcacaacaacaaaatttggttatcattagagggcacactgattgtATCGCTCTGCCCCAATCAGTCCCCTTGTGAGCTCTGGCTGATAGGACACAGACTAGGGAGAATGCGGCAATTTCAGTTTTCCATAATATTGTCAAAAGCTCCACCTTGTCAGGGTGAATTTCCCCATCACTACGTCCATCTCATCACAACAACTGATAGAGGTAGAACACTCTACCTTGAGGGTTGTATATTACCCCAATCTCCACTTCCATCCTATCACACCTGATGGAGGTTAACTCCAACACTTACCAACCATTCCTCTGTTGGTAGATGCAACAACTTTTTTGGCTCCTGATGGCAACTTGACTCTGCTTTTACCAGTATCAGGATTATGTGACACAACTGTGGCGTAATTGCCTGAGGCACGTGCTAGTTTGCCTCGGTCACCGCTTTTTTCTTCTACGTTACAGATGATGGTACCTTCAGGCATTGCTGAGATTGGTAGGACGTTTCCGACCTGAAGAGTAGCTGAGAATATACAGAGAACAAGTTATTGAGGTTGATATTGGAAAGACAGTGAATTCAAGACTAGCATACATACTGTCTGCTTCCCATGTACTGGATTATTCAAAGAAGTATTGAAACAAACAACAGCCTTTATCCTTGCAAGTGCTACCCCACAGACTTAGTATAGTAATTCATTTCAAGGGTAGATTTTGAGGCTCGTCAACTTTGTCAACAAGTCTTCTAGTATTTTGATGTGAACCagacaaacaacaataacagaACACTGTAATAGGTTGCCATTATACCCAGCACTGGTCATGGAATATATACTCGGGTCATTCAACATAACGACAAAGCGTGTCTATGTCataacaacatgtgtctatgtcactggttctgcgaTTCTtaaaatacgagtcaaaacattcaaaattgccattactttccccaattcaaattgatattactggtgctggtataattatgctactctccaatatttttcttcattcaaacagaaaatactcgtgacctggGTGTCATAACTACTCATCTaatgactcgtagtgacaaaggcaccttaggtcactcgtattttccttggctaaaggaagaaaaatatggaggaataatatctaattgttctcaatacacattttcaaatgtttgcaCAGTGGTCAAATAAATAGCTTTGTGAAAGAAGTTCCTTCCAAAGTCAGTCATCAATACTGCAGTTGTGCACGAGACCAGACAACTAATGACTTTGAAGGGATCAAACATCAAGAACTAAAAGaattattttacaatatttacctTTTTTACCGCAATAAATGAACTGTCCGGTGTACATGCCTTCTGCTGCAATGAAGTTCTCTACCCTCTTTCTATACCTGTAGGGGTCACGGAACATGACCTTTGCAAGTGGTGCACCTCTACCTGGGTCATGAATAATGTCCTGTGGGTGAAGAACAATTCCTTtaataaatgtaaaattcaTATCAGGCTTTCAGAGCGGGAATCTTTTGTGATCACAAAATCACAGACAAATTGCTCAAATATGTGGGAAATTTAGATTGATAAAGATGGACtgtatcaatctgattaaaatccgatgtagtgtacacagcATGACTTCTTTTGGGCCATTACATTTACTGCTGTTTGTGAGCGCTCAtcacatacatctgacacaatatacGTTTTCCCAAGCCACACATCATGCTAAGTGAAGgcactcaaccaatgaaaatgcaCAACGCGCCGAAACACATGGGTACAGTACAGCGTGCTCTGTTCGACTAGAGCACAAGCACAGAATGCAGAGGATAATGTTATCGATATTGTTTGGTCGTTccctttctttcaatttcaaaagttGAGTGTTGTACGGTCAGacagattctggttggctactcatAAGTATGAGATTGGGTtcaggaaaacctatggtattgtgtcagatgtatggtAACAACTGCTCACAAAGatcaaacgacagtaaacgtaacagctaAAAAGAAATCATGCCATGTActctacattgtattttaatcaGACTGGACTCTATATAAGTTCTTGTACTCTTTCAGTAGCAAGTCAGTAAAAGCTACCGTCAGCTGGCTACCATAGTTCCCAGGTATTCCCTATCAACATGCATTATGGTAGATGGTATGGAAAACCATATTTATCCCTTCTTTTTCTTGGGTCCCAATATTTGGCAAGAACACAGACTCTTGCCACAGTATTGGCTATGTTAATAGGGTTATACAGTCAAATCATGACCCAAATTGTCGTTCATGCAATTTTACTACCTGCAGTGAAATTGAAACATTGAAATACGTTTTTCATGGTTTCATTCACATACGAGAGAGCTCGGCCAGTGAATAGGGATTCTATCGTGTTTTGAAGATATGTTGGTGTGCCCAACTGATGGTTTTACTGTAATTTCATAATACACAAAACTGTACTTACTGTAACTATACCCTTGAGGTAACCATGTCTTTCAGCATAGTCCAATGATCGAAGCTTCGCTGCACCT comes from Glandiceps talaboti chromosome 11, keGlaTala1.1, whole genome shotgun sequence and encodes:
- the LOC144442226 gene encoding large ribosomal subunit protein uL2, whose protein sequence is MGRVIRGQRKGPGSVFKAHTKHRKGAAKLRSLDYAERHGYLKGIVTDIIHDPGRGAPLAKVMFRDPYRYRKRVENFIAAEGMYTGQFIYCGKKATLQVGNVLPISAMPEGTIICNVEEKSGDRGKLARASGNYATVVSHNPDTGKSRVKLPSGAKKVVASTNRGMVGIVAGGGRIDKPLLKAGRAYHKYKAKRNCWPRVRGVAMNPVEHPHGGGNHQHIGKPSTIRRDASSGRKVGLIAARRTGRLRGTKTVKDKE